GAGGGCCATTCACtcaaataaggtttagaattctAGTCTTAGGCGTTTTACTAACatgataaaagtaaacgaaTTTGAGCAAACTCTTATAAACCTTATTAATTCTACAGCCCTGGAAGTATTAGAGAAGTCTGGAGAAGCGGGCCCGCTGCAGCCCAAGCACCTGCGTGAGGCGCTGCGCCGACTGCGAATGAGGGGAACCATTCCCTCACGGAAGGTACACCGGAGTATGTTCAGGTCGTAACGTAATATTCTTGTAAGTAAACAATATTTAGAGAAAATGGGGTTGGCacctgtcaaaggtttgcatagatggcgccatcatagcttgcccctttttctatgagatttggcttaacacattcattgcccccgacgcacatgtgcgtccaccgtcatacaagtttgttcctaggccacgccccctggcagtgaatgctttaacccttttccaggtcgcaccaatctacaaggttttcccaaaaaaatccaaatatattccaattaatccagctttgatgattcatttgaagacaagtcaaatttcccgaaagtgcaatataatttaaatcttaaatcggaatgctaaagttgaaattctagtggcgcgtatgtggtcgataaatcatactatgcctggaaaagggttaaagggctggcatccagggcataaaattccattcataaaaacaaaaatttgacacaattctagggattgacagggcaagctatgctggcgccatctgctaaaaacttcgacCCCGTTGCGTATGTATACTCAAAATCAAAGTTAGAAAAATAACAGATagatggtattccacctgttcaAATtgttggtccaatgtgtatttgcgtctcataGTTTGCTTCATGAGAGAGACGCAATGCACAACACaatggaccaagaaattggacaggtgaaatACCATCCTAATGCAAGATCTGTCAGGTATCAAAATAGCTCTTGTAATTTAATCAATTAAGTCATGCACATTAGGGATAAGAGTATAATTTATTCAagtacaattttttgtttttggtttgttagttacatgtatttattgtctctgtcatgtcaaaaaatgtttttaccatagaggtacaataatatagagatgaaaagggggacgggccaaatgaccgaacgagatacacctatagaactttcagtaggagtagcagagaacgcggtactattgcttgtccttgtccttgtcacagtctcactttttgtttgttccccaccataaatttagtatgggttatgatgggcaacaaataacccgaccgaattacgtagattgtttttggtatattgtcaagaatattaaaacgtgtttttaatattgtcgcattacgtatgttttgtccctcacggaggcacgcgcacaccatttctataggatgctaccttctatggtttaaacaattaaatttgaaatttaatgTAAGTACGTAAGTTGACACCTACCCGTAATTTCTGCAGTAAAGTTATACTAACCATTTATGTGAAAAGAAGCAATAAACATTTTGTACATactaataagtacttattaagtaaaaacataatataaaataagtagtaatgcttaatttgttaaatttgataataaatagatgataaaaagtataatttattgtttaatttgaTGTTTAAAAGCTGAGAGatatttattgtacatattagTAATAACTCCGATTTAAATTAGAGGACGCAATAAAACACAAACGGTTTATTGAAATGTTAATTTATTACATgataaattgttattttattaaaacataatatacaACAGTAACTAAGGATTACTCATAGTTCGAAAACTTTGAAAATAAAATCAGTCTTGTTAAAATGGCCAACTATTATGTAGTCTAGTagacattagtggaaatccttAGAAGGGCGTTCACaaataatgataaaaaaataaaatagcgtTGGCTAACAATCGCAAAACATAAAATTCACACAAAAAAATTCCATTCAAAATTCAAGGATGAAATTGGTACttaaaattaagatttattCCTTGCGAGGAAGAGAACAGATTTACCAATTTGTTTCCGCGTATCACAGACATTTTGCATTCCAAAGCTTCCACTGGTCGTTTTGGCATTTgttggaataaaaaaaaacttcaactAAAATAACGGAAATATCAACAGAACTTCGTAACGGTATCGAAcaatatattaatttatatttaatctaGCTACATGGGAAGGCACAAATTAGTTTAGGAATTCGGTAACGAACATTTAAAAAGAGAAATAGTAGTAGTCGTTTTTATGTCCTACTGAATACAAAATTGTTATCCTTCATACAAAATATTTAAGGTTAAAACATTTTACAGTTTTGGTCTTGTTAACAGCGGtttatattgtaaaaattaacTTTATTTTCTTCATATCATTGTATTAGACCATATTACATTATTTCAGATCTCATGATTTTCCAATACTACCAGATTCGTAAGATAGAGTCAATAATGATAAATTATGTAAATTACATAGCTCCGTGCATTTCACAATTGCAATACGAGCAATCTTTAAAGACGATCTTTTTCGTCAGACATCAAAACATGTCTgcgaaacaataaaataaaacatacagTATATATAAAGCAAATTCTGCTCATCGAGGCACAGTTCCACATCAATACCAGCAGTATTTCGTCAGCTACACAGAATCCGAGCAGAACGAGCACAACCGGAGTCTTAAAAACGAAAAAGCTCGCAGTGCAGACTACTCAAAACGCAAAGCTTATCACACCCGGCTACTACTAAAGACTAGATCACGTCCGGCGCGGAACACATGATACCGTTCGCGCGTTTCACTTCTCATAACCGAACGACGATGCGCCGTGCGGCTCCGCATGTTCCGCGCTAGACGACGAGGCGCTTGACGCCGCACTCGATACAGAACTTGGCGGTGTCGACCGGGAAGCGACTGCCGCACTCGTGGCAGAAGCGCGACAGCCGCTGCGGCGCCTTGTGCAGCGACACCTCCGAGCTGCTCGAACTCAGGTCGGCGCGCGGCCGCCACGAGCCGCGCCGCGACGACGCAAGGGAGCTTACACGCTTCTCTGAAATACACGCAGGAACTTCTTTAGTATTCCTTCCTTCATGTAGTGTTTAGTGTGTTAGTAACCTAGTTATGGGTAGATTTTTACAGGTTCTTGATTTTATTTTGTACTTTTATGAACTGTGTAAATTctctaataataaatataacgaAGTTCAGATTTTTTAGAATGAATGGCTTAGGCTTACCATGGGCTTGGTTTTCGACTTCTTTGTACGGCGCGTGTTCCGGCGGCGGTATGGGCTCTTCCATCTCCGCCGACCGCTCCATCGCTAAGAATTCCTCGCTGGAGACGGATCGTATTTCGTCTTTCGCACTCCCGCTGGAGTCCGAGCCCGCCGGTATTCTCTCCAACGACGACGGACCGTTTAACTCCTTCGGACATACCGTTAGTTTCGAAGGAGATATcctatttaagctaaaaaacaGACAAAAAGGTGTAAATGAATTGGTACATGATAAAATCTGTTTTTCAAGCTGTTTCTTTAAGATTACCTTCATCAACATGTAATTGCATGCTATTAGATAATTAAGGATAAATTTCGTTTCGACAGGCGGATGTTTTTCGTCACAAAAGAACTACAGTACCTGACTAACCTGCTATAAGCCGAGTCGTTGCTGGTGCTGGATTTCCCATTTGGCGTGTGGTTCCCGTTGGAATTCCTCTCAGACTTTCCATTTTTCCGCTGCGTTTTACTCCTCGATTCCTTTTCCGTCCCTTTGTGTACATGTGCATTGTAATTGATGATATTTTTGTTCGATTGGTTAATTTGATTCTTCTCGAATTCGTAGAACTTGTCGAACTCTTTCAAGGATTGCATAATGTCTTGTTCGAGTTGGTCGGATTTGTGCCGCGTGTTCCCGCTTTCCGTTTTCGAGACCTTCTTGTGGATGGAGTCGAGGAGGGAAGTGGAACGTTTGACGGAGGATGGGAAGAGGTTTTCGCTCACGATATTGTTACTGCTAAAATTGAAAGGCTTGTTGGTAACTGGGGTGAGACTGAGACCGTTACTATTGGGATTAACTTGTTTAGGAGTGGAGCTAACACTACTAAAAGCTGAAGTCCTATTGCTACCGTTGAGCTCAGACTGCCTCACAACCCTAGTGGTAGAACTACAAGttcttttgttttcagatttcTTTTTATGAATTTCTTCGTCAAAAGTAGTCATGAATTCTTCGAGGTCAAATTCCTCGAAGACAGACTCCTCATCCCTAGCTAACGTTTTAGACTTAATGCTTTCTTCCAAAGAAGACATTATTTTGTCGTATTGGGCACTTAAATTGTCTACCGGGGCAGCAACCAGCTTATTAGTATTAGTGTTGTTGTTAACTTTGTCTTTTTCCGCTTTGATTTGTGAATCAATATTACCGTTTAATTCATAATTATGAATATGTGTTTTGCTGAAAGAATCAAATTTAGACGGCAAGTTTTCTGTGGTAAGAAGGGACTCCATACTACTGATAATGTCGGGATTGTTTAGAATTGTGTTTACATTAATGGGCAAGTTATCATTTTCATTAATAAGTCTGGGATCGATGTAATTACTGTCGGTCATGGACGAATTATCGTCTGCAAGGATTGCATCTAGGTTTACGAAATTTTTCTTTTCTTCTTCATCTCTCTTTATTTTGTCAAGTTTTACAGGCTGTTTTATGGTAGTTGGCGTGAAGCTATGGTACATAGAGGTTGCTATCTTCGGGATTTTATCTTTTGGTTTTGGAGTACTATAATTAGATGTGGTGTAGCTTGAGAACGATCTATTAAGGCTGCTGTTGCGGTTGAAGTTTGTTTTGTCTGTCATGCTAATATTTTCTTTACTAGATTTAGTAAAGGTTGTGTTCAGTTTTTGACTAGGCTTTTTTTCATTTCTGTTAAGTCTAAAAGAGCTACATCTACCCCCGAAACTGCTAGTGTTCGTGTTATTATCGTTGTTCGTGCTTCCAAAAGATTTCATTCTTTGCAGAGTAGGAGTTTTTTGGTATGTTTTGTTAAGAGTGTCTTTTATCATTTTGGAATTTTCAGTGCGAAGTTGTGATAATGGGGCTTTGTCCCTGGCAGGACGGAGGATGGGAAGAGTGCGGGTGAGGTCTTTGGAAGAGTTAAGCATCTTTTTAGGGATATCGGTATCTGAAGACAGGAGCTCTTTCATTTGCCTAGCGGCTGATACGAATGGGTCGTAACCGTCGTCCAgtctgaaataaaattattacacTCCTAGTAAAAAGTACTCACAAATTACTATTAGATATAATTTAGAATTATTGTTTATAACACAGGTACCTTTTGAACTACTTGCCAAcctgaaatagaaataattaatCGTTATGAGTAAGGATAGGAATTGGAGTTTAAAACTTAACCTTGCGCTTTCTATCCTTGGCAACTTTAATGGCGGCGCCTCAGTCGATATAGATTGATCGTCGCTATCACCAACGTTCTCTGCAACTATGAAGGTTCTGTTGTCTGCGTTGTCTCGACTTTGTTCACGTAGTAGGACACATTTTCTATTAGATTTAAAAATCTTTTGCATTCTTTTCTTTGTGCAAGCCACTTTGGGTTCAGGTTTATTCGTCACCGTTATGGAAGGCAATTTTGCCGTGGAATCTTCGTCGTTGttactgattattttattttcctgCTGTTTATAGTGTTTTAAACCATAAACTGTGATATGTTCCATGTCAGAAACATCTTGGTTCTCTTTTTTATCAGATTTTCGGTCAGTGTGTGTTGCGGAATTTAATATAACGGTATCGCCGGCTCTTTGTAACAATTGTTTCAAATCAAGTTTTAAGTCTTCAAAAGTGTCAGAAAATTGTTTCGTTTTGTCTGTATCATCTGCATTGTCCAAATTTTTGTTGTTCAGTGTTTCCAGTGAAACAGTTCTTGGTGTATGTAAATTGTCGATATGTTTTTCCAAATCGAGCTCCATCTGATTTTGAGAATTTATCATTTCATCGGTTAAATGCATAAACTCATCTAAATCTCCTGGATTTTCTGTGAATTTTGTGTATGTATCACCACTCCCATGCCTGCGTCCAGATTGATTATTTTCAGCACTATTCTCTTCTTCATATTTAGTTTCATCAGAATTGTCTAAATTATCGCCACTGGCATCATGTTCAAAGCTATCTTCAAAATGGTCACCAGACAGATCAAGTTTTTCTTTTCCGTTGTCATCATCCTCTATAACTTTAAATGAATCAATCGGTTCTGATTTAGAAAGAAAGTTAGCTGAGAAATGATTGTCACTTTCATCAACATCATCGTTTTCCACTTTGCATGTATCGTTTGAAATTTCTGGCgtataattatcagatttattaATTGTTGTTGTTGTAGAACTTGTTGTAGCTTGGGTGTTATACGAGCTATCAATTGTTGAATTTTTATACAGGAGTTCTACTGTGTTATCGGTTATATTATCTTTTGCTTTCCGGGCACTTTCAACAAGCGATgttctatttttattattacaacttTGAGCTTTTATATCTACATTTTCGTGGATAACACATGGAATACAAAAAAGTTCTGTGTTGATGCCGACTGTTTGACAAAATTTAGTTTCTCCAACAGAATTGATAGTAACACAGTCATCTAAACTATCAATGCTCATGCTATTCTCTTTAGGTAGTGATACTGTATCCCGCCTTgtattatttttagtatttttttctttatttctgcCTTGCTGCGTTATTTCCTTGGACTTTAAAACAGTGGGTTTAACTTTAGCGTTGAGTTTTCTTTCAGTTTTCTGTATTACTCTGGAAGGCTCTGTTTTTTCAATGGGTTCAGCTATTTCATCTTTAAGTTTTACATTCTTGTTAACGACCCTCTTCAGGACCGGTATTTGTCTCTTCTCTTTCCGTTTCTTCTGCTCTTCTTCTTTTTCCTCGGCAGCTTTCGCTTGTCGTTTACTATATTTATTTGCAATTTCTTCCAGCTTCTTTAATTGTTgctcttttttaatatttcgaGGTTGTTTCATCTTATCTTGCAGTTTTTTTGGATTAAGATCGGCGATTCCTTGTTGGATTTTAGGAAGATTGGGTTCTTTGGAGTTTCTACGGAAGGGGAAAGGAAGGTAGTATAGATTGTTATTTAACTTAGCGAACAAACAAGGAGACAGGAACGCAAATGTGCAAAAAAAcatcgaaagaaaaataacCACCACTTCCTTTCCCCTTATTTGCTAACTAAAACAAACAAATGCCCCTTAAAATTATAGGCCTCACCTGGAGCTGCTAAGATCCCTTGCCAATCTAGCTTGCCGCGCTTTAACGTTGGCATCGCCTGAAGAATTATGTTGAGTGTTTCTAGGGTTCCGAATAACTGGCACGTGCGGGGACGGTTCGTCATTACAATCATTGCTCGACATGGATTCTGTAATGGACaaatatataataacataaattatCCGTCGTTAGATATGACTTGAAATATGAGTGGTGTTATTCGAATGGACAtctcggaaaaaattgaatgaataCGTGCGCGTCGTGATACTTTACTCGATGATTCATCGGGTATAGAAGGTGTCCCAAGAAGTAGTGATATACTGAAGCTGGGAGGTAGAGGACCTAGAGGGCTATCTGAATCACCCCCATGTATGTTCCGCGATTTTTCGTATTTTCGGAGTTATGAGCTTTTTCACCTATCGCCGAGTACGATGAGATTTTTATTTATGGTGACGTGAATTATTACGGTAGATgcttgattttttttgtgtgctaagcTGATAGATAGGCCAATTCAGTATGGTAACATTTACTATCGTTAGATCTTTaaatggaattaaaaaaaatacgaaaaatcGCGGAACACATGGGGGTGATTCAGATAGCCCTCTAGGTCCTCTACCTCCCAGCTTCAGTATATCACTACTTCTTGGGACACCTTGTATATCGCATATCGGTCCGGGAGGGAGTATAGATTACTTTATATTGTAGAAATTCGATGAATCGACCAATCAATAATTGTATTAGTAAAAAATGTAGACCTGAAGCCCTGGCGCGGCGTCGTCCGTCTCCGCAGTCCCGCGGCGGCGGCGGAGACACACCGCGCGACGACTCCACCGACGCCGAGCGGCTCAGAGACGACTTGTCGCGGCTCTGAGACGATCTGGGAATACAATTACATTGTTTacttattgtatttatatcgtaACTTAGTGCATGAGGCTCTAGCAAAATCAAAGAAATGATGTCCGagtcttttattttttaactacttATCGAAAATGTTGGTATTGTGGAGCAGCCAATGTCCTGTATGTACAATGTTGGATACTAAATAACATTAACCGTTGTTTGAAAACAAGACAAAAGGAAGGTagctttttgaaaaaaaaaaaagctttgCAGACCCATTGTTGAGCGGTTGAGCAACCTTATGCTATGTGCAAGCGTTATAACGCTGTATTGGCGTAGCCGGTAGGGTTATCAAAGTTCACGTAATAAatcttaacacattcgacaccgcgtacccgactctcgggcactcgtaaactttactcagatgccggcatacccgctagtcgggcaagagctataaacctacacgcgacgccgaagtgcccgacaggcgggcaagcattgcatcttcactacctcagggctgccactgccactaacagaaaaaattgtaagtcttctgattattatgtggtcgaaaagttggtacagttgattattatattttattacttcactttgtatttttatttactttacctaatgcgattacaaaataaaaattcttattagttggttacgtgaaattgcatacacgggtatgtatcaataggagttagaattaggagaagaacaaaacggggagcctaaacagatgagacagcagatttaattttatccacgtacttatacgaaagttacttggcacagccctgagcgtccgccgcttgcccgactagcgggttcgcggcgtgcggcattgagttgcacgtcgttgcccgactagcgagtactgtcggtttctggggtattgtttgaaattttgcctggttgcgaaagtgttaaggaAAGCACAAAAAATTTAACAACGAACCGTCTGCCTCTCGCAAGCGGCGCTTTGTACTGTGTGCGAGCATTAAGCCTCTGCTTCGCGTCGGTGATGTGCGGCGGCTGCACGGGCGCGGCGGGGAGGATCTTGGCCTTGTCGGCGCACCACTCCACGTGCCTCTCGAAGGCGCGCATGCCGAACGCTCGGTTGCAGTGCGGGCACTTCTGCAGGTCGGCTGACGGCTGAAACGATCACGGGGtgcgttaaaattaaaacatacatTGATCACCAACAAAACACTCATTGatcctttgaacgccacgcctgtCGTGTGCGCCGCAACGTGAAccttgtcggaatgcacgaaaGTTGATATTTGGCTGAAGCAGAGCGCGTCAGTTACGTCTTTGGCGGTTAAAAGATTAAGCATAACAAAAACCAACTTTTCACCAGTGGCGGCGCTTAAACCGTACCTACATGAGTAGCCCAGAGCATATTAGGCTTGCTTTTTCTTCAAAACCACTGAattaggcaagccggtgggaacaAAATTTCCATGGACGCCCCGCCACTGCTTAGCCTTCATGTTAAAATATGATCTTGAGTAAAGCTCAGGACGTAAACAAAATAGAACCAGGATATATGGGattccaaaaataaataaacttcgTTGACGCTTCTATGCAGACATAACTAAGTTAATTTCAATAATAACGcgcgtgttattttaaatttaaatgttattCATAACATTTTACGAACGATTCTCTTTAATAGCCGCAGCCGTTCATTCAAATATGTTAATTATGGCAGTTACACTATGTGGAATATTAATTTTGTTCGAGGTTGTTTTTACTAGCTTACTTCACTTGGTAcacaatacctacctacatgagAAATGGTAATGAGTTATAATTAACATCACAGTATGGCAGCAGCATATGACCGTCGGTACGCAGTTCGTTGTGTCAAGTTACAAAACTTGCAACATATACTTAATACAATACTGCAATATGTGACATGACAAAGCTCTCTAATATATCTGACAGCTCTGCCTCTCCGTTGAGATATTGTGCGGTGAGTTATTGGTTGTGTTGAGCGAAAAATCGTCTTGCGCTttacctgtaggtacctattttccaTCAACGACAAATAGTTTTAGAAACTAAATGATATGAAGATATTGATTTCTAAAACTGTATAATTGTacgaaagttttttttaatggtctCCGAAGACCCACAGTTTAAGAACTTTACAAGATCGATGATTCATTGATGCCACAGGAATAAAAAGCGCAATTTCAGTGAAGCGAACATGCGTCTATTGTGTagtaggtgactgtacatttgagCCAGTACAACAGTAGGTTTTTTGTGTAGCGTCGCCGAAATATCTATTGAaatggtgtttttttttctcgacATCAATCTTGGACGTCGGATCGTCATTCAATCTGACCTGTCCGTTAGTCTGTCAGTTTTATTGCGAAGTATTTGTTTTGAAATTggcattaaaatatgatattgaATTATTCAcgtattatttgttttaaaataacaaacttcatattattattttaaataccttCATGATGTTAGTCCTGATTGACTGCGGTTTGGGCTTCGGCGTCGCTTTGGCAGTGTTCGGCGGACTTTTTTCCAAAAACGGGCTGTTCTCAGGCAACCCAAAGTTCTTTGGCAAGTACTGCTCCAAATCCGTACCTGTAATTACCATTACAAGATAAATATAAGCTTTGTTACATTTAAAATACAGTTCCTATTCTATTGTATCATTCAGTttattaaggggccggtatatgacgttttcgatttagacctcactttgtgaccataatttgttcaataaatgtttaataattgcattaaattacacgtaaatttgttcacgaagaaaccgtgtaccgactcttcatgccattatatttttaatttgctgttattctctacaaatcgacactaaaagtatcaaaaaatcataatatggagttccgtttgagacagaagcaaaacaattttgcctttgacagtaattgaattattgtatgtttTTGAAAGCTAGAGAACTcaactaccaatttattatcgatttatatttttactcacaaagacaacacagaaattcaatctcaatgtaaactttcgaacaatttccatacattgacgccatcactcaaaattcttctttgactcagatgcccgttgggctCGAGTCAAAGCAGACGTATAGCTCCTTTGACGCTAATGACAGCTGCTTtagacaattatattgacattaaatcatatacgcataCGAGAacgtataccagtagataaattgtatttcaaaaaatagggtaaataaataacagctcgcgtctcatttcaaatttgatttgctattatttacgggtcataatggtcgaaaaccgcagtaaactaatTTGAAACattacgattacagtcgaatttaagtattatgttactTCAAAacccgcttaaaatgaaaaaaagtttaaatactcatctttactgattgggattaattttcattatgctggtattaATTTTGggtaattttaaaaacatatatgacttct
This genomic interval from Cydia splendana chromosome 15, ilCydSple1.2, whole genome shotgun sequence contains the following:
- the LOC134797624 gene encoding ras guanine nucleotide exchange factor R-like isoform X2; the encoded protein is MGKMKKRTISTLKAIFGSKKGKRHHSSKSSRSVTPDPTTPNTPSSDETFRQIPHTPPPARPGPPPSPPVPTHPIVPVAPEPSGPVRLIPCAVCARTFVPESLAKHVKICEKTAAKKRKTFDSSRQRREGLPAANGVNTGTDLEQYLPKNFGLPENSPFLEKSPPNTAKATPKPKPQSIRTNIMKPSADLQKCPHCNRAFGMRAFERHVEWCADKAKILPAAPVQPPHITDAKQRLNARTQYKAPLARGRRSSQSRDKSSLSRSASVESSRGVSPPPPRDCGDGRRRARASESMSSNDCNDEPSPHVPVIRNPRNTQHNSSGDANVKARQARLARDLSSSRNSKEPNLPKIQQGIADLNPKKLQDKMKQPRNIKKEQQLKKLEEIANKYSKRQAKAAEEKEEEQKKRKEKRQIPVLKRVVNKNVKLKDEIAEPIEKTEPSRVIQKTERKLNAKVKPTVLKSKEITQQGRNKEKNTKNNTRRDTVSLPKENSMSIDSLDDCVTINSVGETKFCQTVGINTELFCIPCVIHENVDIKAQSCNNKNRTSLVESARKAKDNITDNTVELLYKNSTIDSSYNTQATTSSTTTTINKSDNYTPEISNDTCKVENDDVDESDNHFSANFLSKSEPIDSFKVIEDDDNGKEKLDLSGDHFEDSFEHDASGDNLDNSDETKYEEENSAENNQSGRRHGSGDTYTKFTENPGDLDEFMHLTDEMINSQNQMELDLEKHIDNLHTPRTVSLETLNNKNLDNADDTDKTKQFSDTFEDLKLDLKQLLQRAGDTVILNSATHTDRKSDKKENQDVSDMEHITVYGLKHYKQQENKIISNNDEDSTAKLPSITVTNKPEPKVACTKKRMQKIFKSNRKCVLLREQSRDNADNRTFIVAENVGDSDDQSISTEAPPLKLPRIESASSNNIVSENLFPSSVKRSTSLLDSIHKKVSKTESGNTRHKSDQLEQDIMQSLKEFDKFYEFEKNQINQSNKNIINYNAHVHKGTEKESRSKTQRKNGKSERNSNGNHTPNGKSSTSNDSAYSSLNRISPSKLTVCPKELNGPSSLERIPAGSDSSGSAKDEIRSVSSEEFLAMERSAEMEEPIPPPEHAPYKEVENQAHEKRVSSLASSRRGSWRPRADLSSSSSEVSLHKAPQRLSRFCHECGSRFPVDTAKFCIECGVKRLVV
- the LOC134797624 gene encoding ras guanine nucleotide exchange factor R-like isoform X4, with amino-acid sequence MGKMKKRTISTLKAIFGSKKGKRHHSSKSSRSVTPDPTTPNTPSSDETFRQIPHTPPPARPGPPPSPPVPTHPIVPVAPEPSGPVRLIPCAVCARTFVPESLAKHVKICEKTAAKKRKTFDSSRQRREGTDLEQYLPKNFGLPENSPFLEKSPPNTAKATPKPKPQSIRTNIMKPSADLQKCPHCNRAFGMRAFERHVEWCADKAKILPAAPVQPPHITDAKQRLNARTQYKAPLARGRRSSQSRDKSSLSRSASVESSRGVSPPPPRDCGDGRRRARASESMSSNDCNDEPSPHVPVIRNPRNTQHNSSGDANVKARQARLARDLSSSRNSKEPNLPKIQQGIADLNPKKLQDKMKQPRNIKKEQQLKKLEEIANKYSKRQAKAAEEKEEEQKKRKEKRQIPVLKRVVNKNVKLKDEIAEPIEKTEPSRVIQKTERKLNAKVKPTVLKSKEITQQGRNKEKNTKNNTRRDTVSLPKENSMSIDSLDDCVTINSVGETKFCQTVGINTELFCIPCVIHENVDIKAQSCNNKNRTSLVESARKAKDNITDNTVELLYKNSTIDSSYNTQATTSSTTTTINKSDNYTPEISNDTCKVENDDVDESDNHFSANFLSKSEPIDSFKVIEDDDNGKEKLDLSGDHFEDSFEHDASGDNLDNSDETKYEEENSAENNQSGRRHGSGDTYTKFTENPGDLDEFMHLTDEMINSQNQMELDLEKHIDNLHTPRTVSLETLNNKNLDNADDTDKTKQFSDTFEDLKLDLKQLLQRAGDTVILNSATHTDRKSDKKENQDVSDMEHITVYGLKHYKQQENKIISNNDEDSTAKLPSITVTNKPEPKVACTKKRMQKIFKSNRKCVLLREQSRDNADNRTFIVAENVGDSDDQSISTEAPPLKLPRIESASSNNIVSENLFPSSVKRSTSLLDSIHKKVSKTESGNTRHKSDQLEQDIMQSLKEFDKFYEFEKNQINQSNKNIINYNAHVHKGTEKESRSKTQRKNGKSERNSNGNHTPNGKSSTSNDSAYSRLVSLNRISPSKLTVCPKELNGPSSLERIPAGSDSSGSAKDEIRSVSSEEFLAMERSAEMEEPIPPPEHAPYKEVENQAHEKRVSSLASSRRGSWRPRADLSSSSSEVSLHKAPQRLSRFCHECGSRFPVDTAKFCIECGVKRLVV
- the LOC134797624 gene encoding centrosomal protein of 170 kDa protein B-like isoform X8, which codes for MGKMKKRTISTLKAIFGSKKGKRHHSSKSSRSVTPDPTTPNTPSSDETFRQIPHTPPPARPGPPPSPPVPTHPIVPVAPEPSGPVRLIPCAVCARTFVPESLAKHVKICEKTAAKKRKTFDSSRQRREGLPAANGVNTGTDLEQYLPKNFGLPENSPFLEKSPPNTAKATPKPKPQSIRTNIMKPSADLQKCPHCNRAFGMRAFERHVEWCADKAKILPAAPVQPPHITDAKQRLNARTQYKAPLARGRRSSQSRDKSSLSRSASVESSRGVSPPPPRDCGDGRRRARASESMSSNDCNDEPSPHVPVIRNPRNTQHNSSGDANVKARQARLARDLSSSSSNNIVSENLFPSSVKRSTSLLDSIHKKVSKTESGNTRHKSDQLEQDIMQSLKEFDKFYEFEKNQINQSNKNIINYNAHVHKGTEKESRSKTQRKNGKSERNSNGNHTPNGKSSTSNDSAYSRLVSLNRISPSKLTVCPKELNGPSSLERIPAGSDSSGSAKDEIRSVSSEEFLAMERSAEMEEPIPPPEHAPYKEVENQAHEKRVSSLASSRRGSWRPRADLSSSSSEVSLHKAPQRLSRFCHECGSRFPVDTAKFCIECGVKRLVV